A single region of the Nocardioides sp. W7 genome encodes:
- a CDS encoding ubiquitin-like protein Pup translates to MAQEQKQPRKNSETEEAVETAPESGVAERKEALDNDVDDLLDEIDDVLETNAEDFVKSFIQKGGQ, encoded by the coding sequence ATGGCACAGGAGCAGAAGCAACCGCGCAAGAACTCCGAGACCGAGGAGGCCGTCGAGACGGCCCCCGAGTCGGGCGTGGCCGAGCGCAAGGAAGCGCTCGACAACGACGTCGACGACCTGCTGGACGAGATCGACGACGTCCTGGAGACCAATGCCGAGGACTTCGTGAAGTCGTTCATCCAGAAGGG
- the dop gene encoding depupylase/deamidase Dop: MSVRRVMGTEVEYGISVQGQPLANPMVASSQVVNAYASATVRARRARWDFEEESPLRDARGFDMARQVADPGLLTDEDLGLANIILTNGARLYVDHAHPEYSTPEVTTPLDIVRWDKAGEQVMLDAQRRAAQLPGGAPILLYKNNTDNKGASYGAHENYLMRRSTPFGEIVKHLTPFFVSRQVVTGSGRVGIGQDGRGHGFQISQRADYFEVEVGLETTLKRPIINTRDEPHADPEKYRRLHVIIGDANLAEVSTYLKVGTTALVLAMIEDRFISVDLSIDGPVSALRAVSHDPSLRELVTLRDGRKLTAVQLQLEYLDLAKKYVEDRYGADADAQTVDVLARWESVLDRLERDPMSLARELDWVAKLKLLQQYRDRDGLDWDDAKLQMIDLQYSDIRPEKGLYNRLVASGRIERLLEDASVTASMHDPPTDTRAYFRGRCLEKYAEHVAAASWDSVIFDLPGRESLQRVPTIDPLRGSKAHVGELLDRCETAEELFTALTR; the protein is encoded by the coding sequence ATGAGTGTGCGCCGCGTCATGGGGACGGAGGTCGAGTACGGCATCAGCGTGCAGGGCCAGCCCCTGGCGAACCCGATGGTGGCGTCATCGCAGGTCGTCAACGCCTACGCCTCGGCGACCGTGCGGGCCCGGCGGGCCCGCTGGGACTTCGAGGAGGAGTCGCCGCTGCGCGACGCCCGCGGCTTCGACATGGCCCGCCAGGTGGCGGACCCGGGCCTACTGACCGACGAGGATCTCGGCCTCGCCAACATCATCCTCACCAACGGTGCCCGGCTGTACGTCGACCACGCCCACCCGGAGTACTCCACCCCCGAGGTGACGACACCGCTCGACATCGTCCGCTGGGACAAGGCCGGCGAGCAGGTGATGCTCGACGCCCAGCGCCGGGCCGCTCAGCTGCCCGGTGGTGCGCCGATCCTGCTCTACAAGAACAACACCGACAACAAGGGTGCGTCGTACGGCGCCCACGAGAACTACCTGATGCGTCGCTCGACGCCGTTCGGCGAGATCGTCAAGCACCTGACCCCGTTCTTCGTCTCCCGCCAGGTCGTCACCGGCTCGGGACGGGTCGGGATCGGGCAGGACGGGCGCGGCCACGGGTTCCAGATCAGCCAGCGAGCCGACTACTTCGAGGTCGAGGTCGGGCTCGAGACGACCCTGAAGCGCCCGATCATCAACACCCGGGACGAGCCGCACGCCGACCCGGAGAAGTACCGCCGCCTGCACGTCATCATCGGCGACGCCAACCTCGCGGAGGTGTCGACGTACCTCAAGGTCGGCACCACCGCCCTGGTGCTCGCGATGATCGAGGACCGCTTCATCTCCGTCGATCTGAGCATCGACGGCCCGGTCTCGGCGCTCCGCGCGGTCTCCCACGACCCGTCGCTGCGCGAGCTGGTCACCCTCCGCGACGGTCGCAAGTTGACCGCGGTACAGCTGCAGCTGGAGTACCTCGACCTGGCGAAGAAGTACGTCGAGGACCGGTACGGCGCGGACGCCGACGCCCAGACCGTCGACGTGCTCGCCCGGTGGGAGTCGGTCCTGGACCGGTTGGAGCGCGACCCGATGTCCCTGGCCCGCGAGCTGGACTGGGTGGCCAAGCTGAAGCTGCTGCAGCAGTACCGCGACCGCGACGGGCTGGACTGGGACGACGCGAAGCTGCAGATGATCGACCTCCAGTACTCCGACATCCGTCCCGAGAAGGGCCTCTACAACCGCCTCGTCGCGAGCGGTCGGATCGAGCGGCTCCTCGAGGACGCGTCGGTGACGGCGTCGATGCATGACCCGCCGACCGACACCCGGGCGTACTTCCGCGGCCGCTGCCTGGAGAAGTACGCCGAGCACGTCGCCGCCGCCTCCTGGGACTCGGTCATCTTCGACCTGCCCGGACGGGAGTCGCTGCAGCGGGTGCCGACCATCGATCCGCTACGCGGCAGCAAGGCGCACGTCGGCGAGCTCCTCGACCGGTGTGAGACGGCCGAGGAGTTGTTCACCGCTCTTACCCGCTGA